The region TGCGATGGCATTCGCTTGAAAGATGTTGCCAGCGCGGTCCGTATTCCGATTCGTACCCTCGAGATCGAGTTCAAGAAACAGATTGGCCGTTCGATGGGCGAAGTCATTCGTGAAGTTCGCCTGGAACGCGTAAAACATCTGCTTGAAACGACTAACCTGTCGACGCAGCGGATCGCGGCAATGGTCGGCTATAGCCACTATTCTTATCTGAACAAACTGCTTAGGGATGAATTGAACGTGACGCCAAGTCAGTACCGTAAGCAGCAGCGCCGCCAGAATGCAGACTCCTAAGTAGGAGTCTGCCAGGCTTGAAGTGAAACGTTAGTTCGTCTTGGTGTAAGAACCAGGAACCTCGAATCGGACGTTTGCATCTTCTCGCTTCACCTCGAAGCGAACGGGGTATTCTTTAAATAGAAAGTACTCTTCCGGCACCGTTTCGGCATCTTTGATTTGATCGTACGAGATGCCGTCGAGACCGCAGATGGTGACCTTCATCGGGCCGGCGTTAAGCCCCGTCACCGTGCAAAACGCGCCATCTTTGATCGGAGCGTAGTCTCCGACGCCCTTTCCACCCTTCTCCAGATCGGGATAGAACTTCACGAGTCCCGATTTGACCGGTTGTCCCCCGTAGGTAACCGTGCCTGAGATCATGAAACGCGTCTGCTCTTTCTGGTCGGTACAGCCAAAAAGCAGACCGCATGACCCCATAAATGCCACGGCCCAAACACATTCTTCCAATAAGCAGAAGGAGAGAATCTTAAAGATAAACATCGCAAGGTCCCCAATATAACAGACGAGATGATAAGAATAGACAATCGACTCCCTGCCCCTAGAGACCGAATCAACGCCACTAAATATAAATCAATAGGCGTCTTTCTATCGTTATACCATTCTAGCGGTAGATCCAAAAGGGCCCTTCAGAATGATTTCCCGCGACAACCGTTTCCCCTGCCCGATGTGCGTGACCGCTTAGCTTCGTGTGACAGCGTGGGACAGACCATTAGGATCGGTTGATGGGTTCATTTTTTCACCGATTGCTTATCCCAATTGCGTGCCTGATCGAAGAGAATCGAGAGGCAAGATTCAGCATCCGAGTGGATGCCTTACACGATCGGCAACTTGAGAGGACCGCACGTATGCGATGGCGAGGGAGACGAGGTAGCGACAATGTGGAAGATCGGCGATCCTCGCGTGGACCTGCGATGGCCGGCGGTGGCAGCATCGTGGGAATCTTACTTGTAATGCTGCTCGTGTGGCTGTTGGGTGGAAACCCGATGGCAATCTTGCGCGGACTTGCCGTCCAGCAACCGCCAAACGGAGGCGGTGCCCCGGCTCAGATCAATCCGGAAGAAGACGAGCGAGCTCAGTTCGTCTCGGTCGTTCTCGCCGACACCGAAGACGTTTGGCAAGAACAGTTCCGCGAAATGGGCAAACAGTATCATGATCCAACGCTCGTCATGTTCCGCGGAGCAGTTCAGTCGGCGTGTGGTTTTCAGCAGTCCGCTACTGGTCCCTTTTATTGTCCTCTCGATCAACAGGTTTACATCGACTTAAGCTTCTTTGACGAAATGGAAGATGGGCTTGGTGCCGGCGGCGACTTCGCCCAAGCGTACGTCATCGCTCACGAGGTAGGCCATCACGTTCAAAACTTGCTCGGCATCAGCGAAGAAGTTCACCAGAGACGCACCCAGGTAAGCAAAGAGGAAGCGAACGAGCTTTCCGTTCGACAGGAACTTCAGGCCGACTTTCTCGCTGGTGTTTGGGCGCATCATGCACAGCAAAACTGGAACATCCTGGAAGAGGGAGACATCGAAGAAGCATTGAACGCCGCCACTGCCATCGGCGATGATCGTTTGCAAATGCAATCGCGCGGCTTTGTTGTGCCAGAGTCCTTTACCCATGGCAGCTCGAAGCAGCGAGCCAAATGGTTTTATCTCGGTTTGAAAACCG is a window of Bremerella sp. TYQ1 DNA encoding:
- a CDS encoding neutral zinc metallopeptidase, coding for MRWRGRRGSDNVEDRRSSRGPAMAGGGSIVGILLVMLLVWLLGGNPMAILRGLAVQQPPNGGGAPAQINPEEDERAQFVSVVLADTEDVWQEQFREMGKQYHDPTLVMFRGAVQSACGFQQSATGPFYCPLDQQVYIDLSFFDEMEDGLGAGGDFAQAYVIAHEVGHHVQNLLGISEEVHQRRTQVSKEEANELSVRQELQADFLAGVWAHHAQQNWNILEEGDIEEALNAATAIGDDRLQMQSRGFVVPESFTHGSSKQRAKWFYLGLKTGDMDQGDTFSIPFNQL